ATATAGCCTGAATTCGAACCAGACACTATTGTAaaacctcttgcactgagatgcagtgtgttAGACCACTGCGTCACCTTGGGGCCTGAAAGCCTGTGTAAACCACAGATATTATTTTCGGTGTTTTTCCAAAAACGAATCGAACCATGACTGTGTTAGTGCATACAAATAGACACCATTCTTTCGCCATTCATAGAACCACCTCAGTGTATTGAAAGGTGAATGTGTAGCCAAAAACTACAAAGCCCACATGGTAGTGTTACACAAGACGCTGTCTGATGATGATGCttggacaacaacaaaaagccACACCCCTCAATAGTTACCAcggccacaaagtcataaacacCTCTATTTCTACAATATTCATACAATcttattttaaacctaaccacacTGCCAACCGTATGCCTAACATTAAATTAAGacccaaaataaatgttttgtttttatgAATCTTTACCATAGCCAATTCTGACTCTGtcgctgtggtaactagtggaaactcCTCTATCTTACGGAAAAGGAACGCTATCGCGTGAGTTGAATAAGCTTCATGTTTATAGTATTTGCTATAAACGTTATCGTTTAAATTAATCTGAAAGCCATTACATTGATCGATTTAAATGCATGGTGGCTTTGTTCATTCAcaacaaatgtatattttttcAGGAAACATGCCACTCTCGTGGCGGTTTTGcagcagttagctagctagcgttataAGCGTTTGATGACAGTCGGTAGAAAAAAGGCAATATGTGTCATTCTTGCCACTTTGATTATTTTCTCATAGCAGGGTCATAGTTTTCTGTTTAGTGAGCTAGTTAGATGCATGTCATTACTTAATAATTAAAACCATATGCTTATTTGCATTCGCCTTAACAAGATACTGACAGTTAGCTGACCCCCTTTCGTCTGTGCTTACCGGTAACTTTGCTGCTTTTTTAACTAACGTTACACGATCTTACTATCAGAGCCAAAATGTACCAGTCTAAGATCTGAATTAAAATGTAGTTGAATGACAGTTTGCAATACATTTTCTTCAGATTTGTTCTCCTTCAAAGCAGTGAATGGTGGGGTTGTGAGGACCTGGACTACAAGGAAGGCACAGGCTGGGAAGCACTGAAACAACCATCATGCACAGGAACTGCACTGTCAGTGTTAAGGACATTACTGCAAGGCTGTTAAGTGCTCACTCACTAGCTGATGTCTTATAGTGACTGCCCTTATCCCCTACTTTTCAACTTCCCTTCATAGGGCACGAGTCGACACACTAACAAATGCAGTAAGAGTAAAATAATTTTTACCCACAAACAGACACTCTTGAATTGCAAACCATGGTGGATAACCGCTACGCTACGGCCCTGGTCATTGGCTCTGTTCTGAGTCTGCTGGCCACAGTCTATCTCTCCGTTGCCGTGGGAACACAGCACTGGTACCAGTACCGAAGTCCGCCCGGCAACCATGAGGCCAGCAACGCTTCGGAGCTGCGCGAGGACTTCATCAAAGGGGAGTTTGATGAAAAGGCTTACAGCGACACTCTGTTCCGCCTCAACGGCACACTGGGGCTGTGGTGGAGGTGTGTGCAGGCGCCCGGCCAGTCGCACTGGTTCAAAGAGCCTGGTAAGAACCTACACACACTAGAGCGGGTCACCGAACACAACTAAGTTGCATTGATGTaaagctaaatggcatatattatattgaatatatgtaaatatattatatatatatattacagcaTTCATTGCAGGTGTTTGTACGGAAAGGGTGTGCTGGATACACAGGTGCACCAGTTATACAGCTCTGTGCCCATCAGTGTTATACACCATACTAATATTGAATTATAAAGCAAAGCCTCCTTTTTTCTGATACCCACACAGGAGTAACACTGGGTTTGCTATTAGTATAAATATTTGGTGCTTACTGCCATTGAGTTTGGGGTTCAATATGATCGCAGGTTGTCGACAATGCAGCTTTTTAAAGGCAATTTCTGATGGAGAGGACATCTGCAGTGTTTAACCGTGAATGCGAACATTTTCCTTTAAAAGCTGCAATGTCGACAACCCACATCAGAttgaatgtctgtctcttgttctctcaGATCCTAAGATGGTGACACAGTGTGTGAGCTTTACTCTGCCTCAGCAGTTTTTACCCAAGTACAAAGAACCGGGGAATCACAACACTGGAGAGGACCTGCTTCGGACATGTGAGTCttgccttacacacacacacacacacacacacacacacacacacacacacacacacacacacacacacacacacacacacacacacacacacacacacacacacacacacacacacacacacacacacacacacacacacacacacacacacacacacacacacacacacacacacacagtgcctttggaaagtattcagaccccttgactttttccaaatgttgttacgttacagccttattctaaaatgtacaaattttaattaaaaatcctcagcaatctacacaccaATACCcaataataacaaagcgaaaacggtatttttgcaaatgtattaaaataaaaaacagaaataccatatttgcataagaattcagaccctttgctacgagacttgaaattgagctcaggtgcatcctgtttccattgatcatccttgagatgtttctaccacttgattggagtccacctgtggtaaattcaattgattgggcatgatttggaaaggcacacacctgcctatataactcagcaccccctatccacatcgacggcacagtagtggagaaggtggttcctcggtgtacacatcacagacatgCTGAAATAGTCCACCCAATACAGAcattgtggtgaagaaggcgcaacagcttgTCACCTAAATTTGGCTCCTCACCTAAATCCCTCACAAatgtttacagatgcacaattgagagaatcctgttgggctgtatcactagggttgcaaagggccCGGAAACTTTCCTTGGGAAGTTAAGCCCGAGAATTTGatgaattttgcttaaattcaggGAATTCTGGGGAGGTGCATCTGTGACATTAGTGGTTTTCAAACAGCAAGATCAGATCAACATGATGGCAGTGTCAACATAGCCACTAttgtttcaactgacctgagccctaggaccataccccaggactacctgacatgactccttgctgtccccagtccacctggccatgctgctgctccagtttcaactgttctgccttactattattcgaccatgctggtcatttatgaacatttgaacatgttctgttataatctccacccggcacagcagaagaggacgggccaccccacatatgctctctctaattctctctttctttctctctctcggaggacctgagccctaggaccgtgccccaggactacctgacatgatgactccttgctgtccccggtccacctgactgtgctgctgatccagtttcaactgttctgccttgttattattcgaccatgctggtcatttaagaacatttgaacatcttggccatgttctgttataatctccacccggcacagccagaagaggactggccaccccaaatagttcctctctaggtttcttcctaggttttggcctttctagggagtttttcctagccaacgtgcttctacacctgcattgcttgctgtttggggttttaggctgggtttctgtacagcactttgagatatcagctgatgtacgaagggctatataaataaatttgatttgatattgtttATGCATATTTTTATTTCTTTATAAATGTTTAAATAAACTTTTCTAAACCCCCATATCACACTCACAAACAGAAAACATAGGCTTAACGTTAACAATTAATTAGTTGGAGAGGTCTCAAATATCACTTTGATTTGAAACCCCTGTTCTGCAGTTGCACCTCTGCCGACATCACTCCTGGACTTTCGTCTACAGTCGGTTGCTTGAACCCTACCACTCAAACCCAATCTGTGTGGCCTGCCAGATTCAGAAGCTTGAAAACCCTGttcgatttttttattttatctttaattTAGAGAAAAAACTAAAACTAAACATTTGTGTTTTTCAAACAGGTTTTTGTTAATGATTTTACTTCAGTTTATGGGGGAAAAAATCCTgatttcgtttttttttcttcatttactGTAATAACCTTGTTCAAACAAAGCTTATGATTTATAGAAATTAGGTTTGGAAATGTGGTAATTTCCACTTGTTTCTTATTGTTACTGACAATCGTGacctcttctctttccctttctctctaagggcaaacatacacagagacacacacagccacgcaTTCATAATAAATTCATAATAAGCATTATAAAGCTCTTCAGATATTGTTTTTCCGCCTACGaaacaaaaaaaaactttatttttttactgcacTTTTCTGACATTTCTAAGTTGGTTTCTCTGTGTCTGAGCAGACCTGTGGAGGTGCCAGTTCCTGCTGCCTCTGGTGTCCCTAGCCTTTGTTATCCTCAGCGGACTCATCGGCGTTTGCGCCTGCCTCTGCCGCAGCATCACCCCCACACTGGGCGTTGGAGTGCTCCACCTACTGGCAGGTTTGAGAACTGCATGGATAATCACAGTGCCTCACAACTCCCTTAAAACTTCTTGTGACTCTCAAACCGGGgtcgggagcgtaatcatcgcctggcactaattagcataatgcaacggacataaatcttcctagaaaatcttcctattcatgaaaatcacaagtgaaatatattggaacacagcttagcttattgttaatcaccctgtcatctcagattttcaaaatatgctttacagccaacgctagacaagcacttgtgtaagtttatcatagacTAGAATAGCATTATTCCTTGCTAGCAGtaggcaaccttgtcacgaaaatcagaaaagcaatcaaattaaataatttacctttgatgaacttcggatgttttcactcacaagactcccaggtagatagccaaagttcattttttcccaaaagatTAGCTCCTTTTGTTCTTCGCGTTTGGCtaagaaatcgcccggaaattgcggtcacgacaatgccgaaaaatattccaaattagctccataatattgacagaaacatggcaaaagttgtttataatcaatcctcaaggtgtttttctaatatctattcgctATATCAGtcgggacaattagtttttcagtaggaccgattggagtaatggctacctctgtattttacgcgagaatctctctcggagccaccatgtgaccacttacgcaatgtagccgcctacggctattcttcaaaataaatgtgtaaactacgtcacaatgctgtagacaccttggggaatacgtagaaagtgtaagctcgttgatgacacattcacagctcaatagggactcattggaacgcagcgctttcaaaacctggggcacttccggattggatttttctcaggctttcgcctgcaacatcagttcaattatactcacagacaatatctttacagttttggaaacgttagaatgttttctatccaaagctgtcaattatatgcatattctagcatcttgtcctgacaaaatatcccgtttaaaacgggagcgttttttttctccaaaaaatgaaaatactgccccctagtaccTTTAACCTTCCCACCACACACGAACACAAACTTTACACCCAACAACATGTAAAGGTATGAATGAAAGCTAAGTCATTCATGATTCATGCCGCCTACCACATCTCGATTTCTCTCAATGAAATTCAAtggtgctttattggcatgaaatacACATGAACATTTTGCCAAAGCAGAAGGGTTTTCAATTAAGTAAAATGAACAATAAAGTTGCATTCATTGTTGTCTTTCCCATCCAGGTCTGTGTTCCCTGGGCACAGTGTGCTGCTTCCTGGCTGGCATGGACCTCCTCCACAGGGTCTCGGTGCTTCCCGACGGTGTGGACGGCTCCCTGGGCTGGTCCCTGTACCTGGCCCTCATCTCCTCGCCACTGGAGATGATGGCGGCCGCCCTCTTCCTGTGGGCCGCCCGGAGCCACCGCCAGAACTACACCCGCATGACGGCCTACCGGGTGGCCTAAACAGACTGGGTTTCTTTTATACGTCAGGGTTGCACTCAGTAAGAGCATAAAGTTTTGAAATGGAAGACGTGGAGTGTTTCCAGTAACATGCAGACTCCAATTTGTAGAAGATGAGATTGTTTCTATGAAATGGCTACGTTTCTAAACATTTTACAAACGGCATGTTTAACTGAATGTGACCCTAAGCTAATCCTAAATGGCAGTCTACACAACCATGATCTATACTCCTGAGGGGTATCCTACGAAGCAGGTTTGAGTAATTACCAAGGTGAATTTGGTCAACTCCGAGTTCAATTCGGGGCCCCAGTCATACGAAAgtggctcaccttttagccaAGTACATTTCTATGGCAACGAATCcatcagaactaacctgctcctgGGCAGGCTAACTTGCAGCTAACTCCACTTACCCTGAATAAAATTACTTAGTCGTgagttgaggaccaatgaaatcCGATACCTCTCGAACAAAGATTGCGTCATCATCCCTTTCATTTGAGGAAGACGAATGATtcaatatttttaaaaaaaaatctatattttaaTTTGATCAAATGTTTGTGTAAAAAACATATTTACACatttagtaatgacagaatgcatTTTAAGCGTCACTCGATGTAACAATTGTataatttaataaataaataaatattgataGGAGTGGGTAGAAAGTGCTTGTGAATTGATAAGCACACCGAAGTCAGCATTCATgagaataaaaaataataataaagacgGTTGGTTCATTTTGGAAAACCATGAGTAGTTTTAGCTTGCTTCCTAGGATACTCCTCTGCTCTTGAAAGGCCTATGTGTGTTTGCGTCTGTTAACCGTCCTGTTTGTAAGTAGAATCTTGGTCACGTTCAGAGGGTTGCAACGTACTGAAACATTGCAAATAGAAATGTGATCATTAGAGCTGACGTTTCTTACTCGTCATGTCAGAGTATCTGAAGGCGCCATAACGTTGTGCCCCACTGAACACAACTCAAGTGATTTAGTGCTGGGCTTGGGACAAAAGTCTGCACACTGGCCTCGCCAGGACGAGGCATGAAGAGCACAGGGTAGCCCAGTGATTCACTCTGTAACAACTACGCCTTTACATTGTCGTCGTCGTGACAATCTTCCCCATTACTATACCTGATTGACAGATTTTAGGGTGACTAAACCTTCGACACCTTAACTCCACCCCACGGGGGTGGCCTAAACAATCTCTCCACCTTAAGCACAACTGTTCGACAGCTCACACTAGCCAATCTAACCTGAAACGAGACATCGCCTGTATAAACATACCCTAAGAGCTTCTCACTGTCGTAGAGGCAAGTGTTTAATTTGATTTTACTTTTAAGATGAATTTGTCCCCAGCCGcacgtactgtatgtgtataatgtgtaacaacacctgtggTTGATTATGAGAAGGTGAAGTGCGTTTGTTTTTCTTGAAGCCTGTTTGTGGGTGAATCTTTTAACGAGTCTTTTTAAAATTCAAGTTAACAGCGATTGGAGTCATATTTTGCCTTTGCTTCTGTTGCCATCTCTACCATTTATGAATGAACACTTTTTGCAATCCTAGCCTTTCTTTTTCTAGGTTTTCCTAAACCAAATGGTTTGTTGCTTTTGAAGTTTTGTATTATGTTATCTATAGAGCGTTGTAGTGACTTTTGACCCCGTTTGTTTACATTTCCctttttttatttcagctgatGAGAATGTTCAGTTTAATTTTGTGTCATATGTTGATTGAATGTCACCTTTTGGAATGTAACCACTTCTTTCCCATTGTCATCCATATTTATTGATATTTATTTGAATGTAAAGACATGTTATCCTGGGTTGTTTTGACGCCACTATAGCTAACCTGTGTTTTGATCTTCCTCTTGATGCTCGTGATATTTTGTTTGATTATGTTGAAGTAAATGTAGCTCCAGTACTTAGCTTTTCTGAAGCCTACAGTGTTTGAAGCCAGCTTGAAACTACCAATGACAAGACAACTGGCACTAACTCCCAAGTACACTTGGTAAATGAGCACTCAACAGATATTGTTTACTGGGACACCATTTTATGAAGGGTGTCTAAATGTTTTGAAACAACTTGTGGCTTTTGTAAGCGTTTTTATGTGACTATACCTAAAGCACACTACATACCTGTTTCCATAAGAATAAAGTTCACCTATGCTGACCTCCTGTCTGAGTGTTAatattgtatgtgtgtgggagtgtcTTTTAGATCATTAAATGGTGTTATGTTACACACATCTCAAGTTCAGGAGGAAAGACCACACCTGAAACCAATTTACTTAATTCGCCAATCAATGGCTGTATATATTTGTGATCTTCTGTAGCATTTCTCATCCCTTCACcacccccgtctcctcccctctctgctcttcttgtttttttcccccaggATACATTAACTCTGCACCAAAAAGAAGATGCCTCCTGGACTCCCACCCCAAACACTCAGTCTTCATCTGACGATACCTTGACGACAGAGCAGTCATCCTCCCGAACCGTCACTTCCCATCAACCATCCTGAACCATAATGCCCTTTCAACCACTGCAAACCATTAAGCTCCTTTAATCATCCAGGGTTCCTCTCAATGCTGCGACACCATCTCTGACGATGCCTACCGAGATCCATTCTACAACCACCTATCAATCATCCAACTTCCTGGCAAACTCGAGCTCCTTTCTGCACGACGTCATTCTGCATTCATACCGTTGTAAACTTTTCCTGCATTAAACTATCTCAAAGGTGTCGTCTGTACCTAGAAAACACAAGATTAAATGGAAGAGTGCAATGCAACATTACATCACTATGAAGACAACAAATGAAACAAaaaatttaaatgtttaattgaCATACTAGATTATTGCATTGAACTGCATAATTTCACATACAGGTATGCCTGAGGTTATTTGGTGATGATAAAAAACAATGGAATTCAAAATCAATTGAAAATGAGGTTAGACTAGTTAGTGCTTCTTAAGGTTCAGTGTGTGTTTTCCCTTAAATTATCCCACTCTTTAaattctctcttttcctccccctctcccttcatcAATCTCTCTTCACTTGCAAGGGGGGTATAGTGACTGTCATCTTTCGTGCCAGGTGGAAGGCAATACTCTTCTCATAGTATGCACACTCGTTCACAAAGAAAGGATGGAGGACTTCTTCCCCTTCGTACTTAACTATCTCCCCAGAAAACATCAGGAACATGGGATCTCCCGGATGGAGGAGGCAGAAGTCACGGTCCTGGAGAGAAAGATTCACATCAGCATGCTTTGCATTTAGATAATGGCTAGGTATATGCTGATTTTCACTAACCAAATGCTAACTGTTCCCTTACTCTAACCCTAAGTTGATAGTTTGGGCATCTATAGaccataatcaaatcaaatgttatttgtcacatgcgccgaataaaaTAGTcatatgcttacttacaagccctcaacctgcacaatgcagttttaagaaaaaaaaaaaaaaaatgataagaAAAACGAATAATTaaggagcagcagtaaataacaattgaaccatcagatcctcctctccaccctctccgagttgggcatctccggcgtggcccacgcttggattgcgtcctacctgcagggctttatacagggggtaccagttcagagtgaatgtgtcaatgtgcaggggcaccggtgttggggtaattatgtacatgcaggtagggttattaaagtggctatgcatagataataacagaatagcagcagcgttgggggggggggggtgcaaatagtctggggagccatttgattagccgttcaggagtcttatggcttgggggtagaagctgtttggaagacttctcaccccccttaaaatatgtagatgcactattgctCACTGGATGTCACCGCTTGGATAAGAGCCgtgtggtaacagagagaacaggctatgactagggtggctggagtctttgataatttttagggactttctctgacaccgcattgtatagaggtcctggatggcaggaagcttggccccggtgatgtactgggccgtacgcactaccctctgtactgccttgcggtcggagcccgagctgttgccataccaggcaatgatgcaacccgtcaggatgctctcgatggtgcagctgtaaaaccttttgaggatctgaggacccatgcctaatcttttcagtctcctgagggggaatcaGTTAAATACCTAAAGAACGTTGTACCCCGTCGGCCTACCTGTCATTGTGGGTGTATGGCAGTGTCCTGAAGTTCACATCGTTACATTTCAATAATTCCCTACAGGCCTATGTACCATTGTGGGAAGATATTTTGAGTTGGGGGTGCTGGaattgggagggaggggggttttAGGATGTCCACACATGGGGCTATTTTTTTAGCAGGTTctgaaaaaaaagtattttataaACGCATTTTATGCAATTCTAAATCATTTTCATGATAGAATACTAGCAGAATATTTATTTAATAATTAGCAGAATATTTCTTTAATTCCCCACAAATGTCCAAATTCAGGCTACTGTGCAACATGTTATTCAGGTATTCAATTTTGGAactttatacattttttttttttttataagaaTTTATTTTATCATTATTGTATATGATTGTTATTATTGTAGGCTTATTTATTCATCTAAACAAGTTCTTTAAGATATGCTAAATGtgttttgtttcattctgttGAGACATTTATGTTGGCTAAATTAAGTTTGATCTGTCTTTTTAATTATGTGCTCAGTATTTAGTTAAAGATATGTTATGAGTAAGCCTTTTGTCAAATAAATATCATTAGCCTATTGCTGTCATGTGTTGAGTACGGTAGGCACTAGCCTTTTGTCAAAAAAATATCATTAGCCTATTGCTGTCATGTGTTGAGTACGGTAGGAACTAGCCTTTCTTGGTCATTTCTGCAATATAGACTGTTCAAAACTACTGTGAAGGTTAACACTAGCTTTTTAAAATATTATATCATACAGTGAACACCTAAGCCTATGCAATGCTCTGATGTGTTTAGTGCACAAATCTCCGACAGCTGAACCGTGAGGTGGACAATTATTGTTTAAGATAAGTTAAAACCAACAAAACAACATGCTATAAAGTTTAGCATTTTTCTAAAAATGGAAACACAAGGAATAGTGTTTTTGTCATTTGTTATAGGCTGTTTTTAAGGACATGTAATGTGGCTCATTTGGCCACTATCCATCGTTTATTGATGGCGCTGGCTGTGTGGGGGGACGATCTAATGCGTTAAGCACCCAATGCATATGAATGACCGGTACATTTCTTAAATGTCCGATAAATGAAAAATCTTCCCAATTACTTGTCCAGCGCAAAATTATCATAATCGGAAACCCTAATATctagtatactgtatacagtatatagtataggCTACAAAATAAACTTCCCAGTGACACTGATTCTCCCAAATATGAATATGAAGCAGAGGCT
This sequence is a window from Oncorhynchus gorbuscha isolate QuinsamMale2020 ecotype Even-year linkage group LG17, OgorEven_v1.0, whole genome shotgun sequence. Protein-coding genes within it:
- the LOC124001590 gene encoding claudin domain-containing protein 1-like isoform X2, producing the protein MVDNRYATALVIGSVLSLLATVYLSVAVGTQHWYQYRSPPGNHEASNASELREDFIKGEFDEKAYSDTLFRLNGTLGLWWRCVQAPGQSHWFKEPDPKMVTQCVSFTLPQQFLPKYKEPGNHNTGEDLLRTCLCSLGTVCCFLAGMDLLHRVSVLPDGVDGSLGWSLYLALISSPLEMMAAALFLWAARSHRQNYTRMTAYRVA
- the LOC124001590 gene encoding claudin domain-containing protein 1-like isoform X1, which translates into the protein MVDNRYATALVIGSVLSLLATVYLSVAVGTQHWYQYRSPPGNHEASNASELREDFIKGEFDEKAYSDTLFRLNGTLGLWWRCVQAPGQSHWFKEPDPKMVTQCVSFTLPQQFLPKYKEPGNHNTGEDLLRTYLWRCQFLLPLVSLAFVILSGLIGVCACLCRSITPTLGVGVLHLLAGLCSLGTVCCFLAGMDLLHRVSVLPDGVDGSLGWSLYLALISSPLEMMAAALFLWAARSHRQNYTRMTAYRVA